The following coding sequences lie in one Rutidosis leptorrhynchoides isolate AG116_Rl617_1_P2 chromosome 4, CSIRO_AGI_Rlap_v1, whole genome shotgun sequence genomic window:
- the LOC139839491 gene encoding chaperone protein dnaJ GFA2, mitochondrial-like isoform X5 produces the protein MVGYNGIKLLSWISRRTFSNDSTLYESLVKGGYRKFGTSIHTYYYIIPNSQLVNSRYRANCLKVNACFGNTRSIHGTSYMAAKDYYDTLKVNKNVSASEIKKAYYMLAKKWHPDVNKKDPEAAETMFKEISKAYEVLKDEKKRAEYDQNYGFGGQLGCDSGGKDVKVSVDISFMEAVQGCTRKVVFQTELTCQSCDGTGIFVFGRTCNTCNGQKVGRGSKSVKVNIMPGVDTNEELKISRSGGADPDGKQPGDLYVVIKVRDHSVFRRQGPDIHVDAVVSKTQLRFGGTIQVSTLTGDVLLKVPPRTLPGQKVVMKGKGIKTRSSNSYGDQYVHFRMPTLDELIKELEQLAFQKKK, from the exons atggttGGTTATAACGGCATTAAACTCCTGTCATGGATTTCTCGACGAACCTTCTCCAACGATTCCACC TTGTATGAATCGCTGGTTAAAGGAGGTTATAGAAAGTTTGGTACATCCATTCATACTTATTACTACATCATTCCTAACTCTCAAT TAGTTAATTCGAGATATCGGGCAAATTGTCTAAAGGTGAATGCGTGTTTTGGAAATACTAGATCGATTCATGGCACTT CATACATGGCTGCAAAAGATTATTATGATACACTCAAAGTCAATAAGAATGTGTCTGCTTCAGAAATCAAGAAAGCCTATTACATG TTAGCAAAGAAGTGGCATCCAGATGTAAATAAAAAAGACCCAGAAGCAGCTGAAACAATGTTTAAGGAAATTTCAAAGGCATATGAG GTTCTGAAAGATGAGAAGAAACGAGCAGAATATGACCAG AATTATGGTTTTGGCGGGCAACTTGGTTGTGATTCCGGTGGCAAGGACGTTAAG GTATCCGTTGATATTTCCTTTATGGAAGCTGTGCAGGGATGCACCAGAAAAGTAGTCTTCCAGACCGAGTTGACTTGTCAATCTTGTGATGGAACTGGTATATTTGTCTTTGGG CGCACATGCAATACATGCAATGGCCAGAAGGTAGGGAGAGGATCAAAGTCGGTTAAAGTAAATATAATGCCag GAGTGGATACAAATGAAGAATTAAAGATTTCTAGAAGTGGTGGGGCAGATCCAGATGGTAAGCAGCCAGGTGATCTTTATGTTGTCATCAAG GTGCGAGATCACTCTGTTTTTCGACGACAAGGACCAGATATTCATGTTGATGCAGTTGTGAGTAAGACTCAG TTAAGGTTTGGAGGGACTATACAAGTCTCAACATTGACGGGTGACGTTCTTCTTAAG GTTCCTCCAAGAACCCTACCTGGTCAAAAAGTAGTAATGAAGGGAAAAG GAATCAAAACTAGAAGCTCTAACTCATATGGAGATCAGTACGTGCACTTCCGCATGCCAAC GTTAGATGAACTGATTAAAGAGTTGGAACAGCttgctttccaaaaaaaaaaatag